A single bacterium DNA region contains:
- a CDS encoding site-specific DNA-methyltransferase gives MSMTDRIIRYEFGYNEQYPAMEPLFPAGANRLFCGDNLALMHQLPSECIDLIYIDPPFFTGRDFNILSEAKVGRSFSDIWDGGMLDYVLWLSIRLAEMKRLLKPNGSIYVHLDWHAVHYIKVEMDKIFGANCFQNELIWHYQTGGASKVRFSRKHDTILWYSRSPKDWKFYGERIKTPRTPKSLHRARNPLGARISQLDTEKNPNDVLILQQMNPMAKERVGYPTQKPEALLEMILLASSDEGDTIADFFCGSGTTPVVAQRLARRWLACDESKTAIDLSIERLACNGRLGIPTPDFTVEVIEFKSY, from the coding sequence ATGAGTATGACTGATCGAATTATACGATATGAATTTGGTTATAACGAACAGTACCCGGCAATGGAACCCCTTTTCCCTGCCGGCGCTAATCGGCTTTTTTGTGGGGATAATCTCGCATTAATGCACCAACTTCCCAGCGAATGCATTGATCTGATCTATATTGATCCGCCTTTTTTCACCGGGCGCGATTTCAATATTCTTTCTGAAGCCAAGGTAGGACGATCGTTTAGTGATATATGGGATGGCGGGATGCTGGACTATGTGCTTTGGCTTAGCATTCGATTGGCTGAGATGAAACGATTGCTTAAGCCAAATGGCTCGATTTATGTCCATCTGGACTGGCATGCGGTGCATTATATTAAGGTGGAGATGGATAAGATTTTTGGGGCTAATTGCTTCCAAAATGAGCTAATTTGGCACTATCAAACCGGTGGGGCCTCAAAAGTAAGATTCAGCCGCAAGCACGATACTATTCTGTGGTATTCCCGTTCCCCTAAAGACTGGAAATTCTATGGTGAACGCATCAAGACTCCAAGGACCCCCAAATCACTTCATCGAGCGCGTAATCCTCTTGGTGCCCGCATTTCTCAACTTGATACCGAAAAGAACCCCAACGATGTGCTTATCCTCCAGCAAATGAATCCGATGGCAAAAGAACGTGTAGGCTACCCTACCCAAAAACCGGAAGCTCTATTAGAGATGATTCTTCTAGCCTCCTCCGATGAGGGAGACACCATCGCCGATTTCTTCTGCGGCTCCGGTACTACCCCAGTCGTCGCCCAACGGCTCGCAAGAAGATGGCTTGCCTGCGACGAGTCAAAAACGGCCATAGACCTTTCAATCGAGCGTTTGGCATGTAATGGCCGCTTAGGAATCCCTACCCCAGACTTTACTGTTGAGGTAATCGAATTCAAAAGTTATTGA